CGGCTGCGCGACCTCGAAGAACGTTACGCCGATCGCCTCCGACTCGAAAGGTTGCGCATCATGTCGGGGCTGCTGGGCGTGAACCTCGACGAACTGAACCAACGCGATGCGGCGGAGTGCGCACGGCACTGGCGAAAGCTTTTCTTTCTCAGCGCCGCGGTAGTGGCGGTGATCGCGCTCCTTGGTGCAGCAACGTGGATGCAAAGTGATAGACGGCAGCATCTCCTCACCACCGCAAGCGAGCGCGATCACGCTGCGGCGGAGCAGGCGCTGGTGGAGGATGATTGGCCGCTGGCTGTCGCCTACCTGGATCGATCTTTGATCTATTGGCCCCAAAATCAGGATGCGGTCAGCCTGCTTTGGAGCTTACTGCGCTACAGACCGGCAGCGGACTCACTGGTGTCAAGGCAGCGCCATGAGTTGAATCAGCCAGTGCAAGGGCTGGCGTGGAGTCCGGATTCACAGCAATTGTTGGTGCGGCTTGCGGAAGGCGAATTGCGTGTGCTCAATGTAGCGGCGGGACAGTTCGTCGAGCCCGCGATCAACGTGGGGTAAACGCCGCAAATCTATGAGTGGACGCGCGATGGAAGCGCGCTGCATTTCATCACCACGGAAGGGGCTGGTGGCGCGCCAGTCCGACGGGGAGTATCACCAGTTCATATGGCCGCCGCCACGGCGCGAACCTAGGCCGGGGAGCCTTTTAGTCCTGATAGAAAGCAGATCATCGCGCGGGCGAATGACGGAGCGATCTTCATTCTAGACGCGGTCACTGGCGAACCGGTCGTCGCTCTCGCGATCCCGTCGGGACTCGATTCAAATGCCATTCCGCGTGCAGCTTGGCGACCAGATGGTCGAGCTGTGCTCATCGAAACGCCTGTCGATTTTAGCGGACGCATGGGCTTGTTCTTTTCTTCGTTTGAAGATGCGACCGCCGCCTTGATGATTTCAGGCCGACGGCCAATCTCGCCCAATCTGGATTGCGAAGTCATCAATGGCCCGCGCGGGATCATTGCGAAGGGAGCACGTCGCGGCCTTGCCATTCTTGCTGACGTTGTTGCGAGTGTAGTAGAGGTAAGGATTGAGGTCCCGGTCCTTCTTGCCGCCCGGTTTAGGTGTGAGGCGATGAACGCATTCTCCGCAGCGGATGATGCCCTTGAGCAGAGACCGATGGGTGTTGCGGTCTAGCAATGCCTGCTTGTGCTTCTGCCCTTTGCCGCTCAGCGCGTCATTGGCTTCCTGCCAGAGCTTTTCACTCACCAGCGCCTCATGCTCGCCGGAATAGTCCTCTCCGTTGTGGTAAACGACTCCCTTGTACAGAGGATTGGTGACGATGACCTTGATTTTGTTCGGGATGGACCGCTTGCCCCCTACAACCATTTCATTGCCCCGGCGACTCTTCACCGACCGTTCAGGGGTACGCAGCCCTTCTCGCTAAAAAGCTGGGACATCACGGACAGCCTTCATCCTTCATAATCGCCTCAACGACATGGTTTGAAGTCATAAGCTCCTCCACGATCGCAGAGTCGGGAAAGAGGCAATTGCGGAAACTGCATCTTTTGAACCAATCACTTCGAATCAACCCCCGAAAACGGCATGACTCGAACACGACGTTATCAAACATAACCTCGTTTTCTGGGCTTCGGAAATTCATCGTCCCAGAAGGCGAGGGATCAGTACAATGAGAGATTACTGAGTTTGAGAACGAGCACACTTCACCGCCTACCACGACGGCGGAACTAGGATTTGATTTACGAGAAGCAAATCTGACGGCCCCAAAATTTTTAATCTGCATCACTCCACCGTCGAATGTGCAATTGGTAAAATCGCAGTCGATCATGTTGGTGTCCAGAAATCCTCCGCCGGAGAAAGAACAATTCAAAAACTTCGCTGAGGAAACGGCCATGTTTGGTGCGCTTCCCCAGATGACATTGCCAAAATAAACGCGCTGGAATTCTACAGAATTCACCGAGCCAGACGCAAACGTCGTGTCCGACAAGGCATCATTCTGATAGACGCCCCCTTCCCATTTGCAGGACTTGAGAAACCATCGGCTTTTCCCGGGAACAGTGGATGCAGCAAGGATTTTGGCATTCAGCCTAACGTGCGTGTCCAATGCTTCGTTTTCGGCGTCCACGAGCAATTTACCCCTGAGTCTCTCGTCGCCCCTGAACTCTGTGCTTTTGGTGTGGAAAAATTCTTGGCCAAGCACTTTGCGCGCATTGCCTATGGTATTGAGGGTATTTTTCCGCGCCACCTCCCGAACAAATTCTGAAGTGAATGCCAGCAATCCTGAGGCAGCCAAGAGAAATCCACCAAACCCGGCACTCGCCGTTAGCCACTTTTTGCGAACAATTCGCCTACGCAGGACACGAAGTCGTTTATCGAGTGCGGCGTGGATTACGACTTCTCCCGCAACTTCCGGTACTTCGACGTATTGAGCTGCCGCGATCATGCCTGACAACGGCTCGGGAAGTGCGACTGGGCCGCCTTCATCCTTAAAGCGGATTGGAATGACCGGTCGTCCCGCCGAGTGCGCCAAGTAATATTCGGCATGGCACCAGGAGCTATGGGCGTATCCAGGCGTAATGAGAGCAACGACGAGATCGCATTTCCGAAGTGCCTCCATGATGACAGTTTTAAATTCTTCACCAGCCAATGTTTCCTCAGTATCCTGGAAAACGGTAAACCGTTCCCTCGATAGCTCGGACCTAAGTTGAGCGGCAACCCCGCAGCCGTCTGCGCGCGCATAGCTAAGAAATACCTTTGCCTTCATTTGCCGGTGGATGACGCGAATTATTTGTCTGGAGTGACTGGCAAATCGAGTCGGCTCAGTCCTAGCAGAACGATCTCGATGATCCGGCCCTGATCAATGGTTTCAAACAACTCAGTGTGTTCCTCTGTCGTAAGCAGCGGATTGATTCCCGACAGTCCTTTATCACGAATGAGGGCGACGATTTCTGGATAATCCAGCCATGGAACTCCGTGCTTTTGGTAAAGCGCTTTCATCTCGTCGGCGAAGGGGGCTCGCTTCTGATAGTCCCAGGTGGCTTCCTCCCTGTTTTCGCCCCGTAGCAGATCGATGACTAGCTTTGCGACTCCGCCAAACGCGCCGATCAGGAACACTGGCTGGCCCACTTGCACGGAAAGCACGATCTCCTCCAGAACGCCTGGGATGCGGCTCGCATACCATTGCTCCTTGCGTGTGCCATCTTCCAAGACCTTGACCGTAGGTCCAAAGGTGCCACCGACGACGATGCGAGCCACGACGCCACTTTGTGTGCGATCGGCCTGAAAGGCTCGCATCTCGGTCATGCCCCGAGCCCAGGCAAAACGATGCTCCGCCGATTTATCACCTGGGAAGAATTTTGGCTCTCGGGTAAAGTCGGAGTGTAAAGTTTCTTCCACTTCTGCTGGACGCGGCAGCTCCACGGTTTTCGACACTCGGTTGAGCGCAGAGAGATCTTTGACTGAAAGGCGCGGCAGCGGCCAGCCGCGGTGATTCACGATGCGTTCGAATGGCTGGACGCCCTCGACGCTATTATGCGTACGAACGAGCTCGAAGAGTTTCTGAGTGTAGCCTTCCGCGCCCAGGTGCCCGCCATAGGCGAGCGTCGCGCCTTTGATCAGCAAGTAGCGCGAGAGATCGAGCATACAGCTTTCGAGGTGCATAGCATCAAGACCGCATTCCGCGATGTCGGTGCTCTCGGACATGGAAAGCGAGACTGGCTGGCCGCGCAGCGACGGCGTGATAGCGAGCCGCTGAAAGGGCGTGGAGACCTTGATGCCAGCCTTTGCGAGCCGTTTCGCTTCGCTGACACCCACAGGCGGATCTGGATAGAGGATTTCAAGCTTCGGATCCCTTCCCACTAGTGTCGCAAGCTCCGGCGGACGAGCGAAGATAAAATCACCTGGCTGCTTGAATTGTCCAAGGCGCACAAGATCATACAGTTGCCGGAGAGTTTCTTTGAGCAGAAGGTCGATGCCCTTTTGTGGGTCGCCGTCCCAGCGCAGACGGGGCACATTGCCTAGGTATGGGAAGCTGCGCACCTCATGGCCCGACAGCGCATCGACTACTACCACGGGTCGTTGGTGCTCTTTGGCAAGCAAGACTTCCTCGCGACACCATTCGCGTGTGGCATAGGTGTCGGTGAGCACGGCAAGCAGGGAGGACCGCTGGACGCCCCGCTCGATGGACTCGGCAAATCTCGACCCGCTAGCGATGTCCCCCGAATCCACCCAAGCCTCGACCGGCTGATCAGCTTTCAGTGCGTCGATGAAGCATCGCGTTGCTTTAGGATCGCGGTCAATGTCTGCTTTTGCATGGCTGAGGAAAAGAGTGACCGGCACCTCGAACTCGCTGTTTTCCACCGCCTCCAGATTCGACAAGTAGCGGCACAGCTCGACCACAATCCGGCGCACGACGAAAGCGTCGCAGGCTTTTTTATCAGGTTGCAAGTGGGCTTTCGCGAAACTCAGGTCATTCAACCGCGGATCGAGGGGCCACGCGTCATGGGAAAGCTGGATGGGCACGAAACGCCAGGCGGGAGGCTGCGCCTGCGTGCACACGTCTGCCATGAACTGACACCATTCGTCGTCGATATTCAGTTGGTCATCCGCGAGCACGACCAGGAAATTGCGCTCCGCAAAATCGAGGTGCAATGACGGCGGGGGACGATTCCCTTTTTTGGTTGGACAAAAGACGGTCGGCACACGGAGTCCAGGGACAAGAATGTCGCCGTTTAGTTGCTGATGAATGTGGCAAGCCAGTTCGCAGGCGGATGTGGACTTGGGATGAAAGAGGAGATGGACGAGTAAGGGCTGGCGTTTCATGAGGGTTGTCTCCGAATCGATAATTTTTGTGGTTCAGTTCGATTACCTGGGCGCAGCCTGTCTATTCCTCACAATCCACCAGGCTGCGGTGTCGTGTCATGTTTCGGCAGCGGATATTGTTCTAGAATCATCTGGGCAGGCTTCTGTGCGGGGATGAGGTCTGTTTGACGGGATGGCGTCGCGGGTGGAGCAGGGGGGCCGACTTTCCAAATGAGCAGGCGCTCTGGCTTGTCTTCGGAGTTTACTTCGAAGGAAGCCGCAAGCCAGTGGCCGGCGTCGTCGGTATAGACGTGGTCAAGACGGGAGTCGGGGGCTGCTGCTGCCGGTGGCAATTCCACGCCGATTCGGAACACAGGTTTCGCTTTCCTGATGAGCACGACTTCGTAATCTGTGGCCGCCGCCAGAGTGAAGACGTCGTTCTGCGGAACCGGCGCTAAACTGGCCGCACGAACCCCACGCAATACGCCTACCGGAGGGCGGGCTGTAACGACGAAATCTGGGAAAAGGAGCGCCCGCAAATCGCCGCCATCCACACGATAGTATGCTTCGAAAGGTTGGTGAGCTGGAAGCGGCCACACCTTGGCAATCATAGACTCCATCAAAAGCGGCGGGCGGTAGCTCGCAGTATCGAGAGCCAGCCAGAATTCCCGGCCGGACCGCCTGGGCGTGCCGCCGAAAAAGTTAAACGTCGTGATTCTCAGGAAGATTTGTGCATCTCCGGGCGAGAGTTCGAAAGTTTCCAACTCAGGACTCGTCACCGGCCCGATTTCTGTCATGGGCAACTCAAACTGCCGCGCTGCTGGTTTGGGTTGGAGATTAAGTCCCCAAGTCACCACTCCGACTTTGTATTCGGTGAACCGGCGCCATACGGCGACGGCGAGAGTATCATCTCTGGTGCTGAGCCGGAAAATCGCCTCGCCAAAACGGTCGGTACCATCTGGCTCGGTTTCGGGTGTTGGCAGATCGACTGGCAGTTTCAACTCCGTGCGTGATTCGATATTCAGCGTCACGGGATCGAGTAGGAAAACTTGCGGCGGACGCTCCACCCCAGCAAGCACGCAGAGTCGTCCGGCCTTCCAGGCCATCTCCACCTGTGGCGGAAAACTTGCCAGTTGATAAGAGGTCAACTTCAAATCCACTTCACGGCGCGGCTCTCCATTGTGGGGGATGCGAGTGATTTTTCCCGCTGCGTGAACATAGATCGCGTCCGGGTGGAAAAGCACCCTCGGATTGAAATCGTCACCTGTAGGAACCGTCTTGCGCCAGCCGTGCTGATCAATGAGTGCAACAAGTCCGTTACTGGCCTCCGAATCATGCATACGATAGCCGACTACTCGCCATTCGCCCCCGGAAGAGCCCACCGCGTGCGTGCGCCAACCAGGCGGCAGCTTGATGTCCGCCGCTGGAGTGAGAAGCCGCTGATTTCTGGCCTGCTGCCACTTCGAGCGTAGCTCCTCCTTCCCCCAAGGCGCCAGCCTGGCCGCCTCCTGCCAAAGTTCTTCTGCCTCCATGAAACGCAAACTGGTTTCAGCTGATCGTGCGTTGCCTGCGATCGTAAGCCGTCGCTGCGCCACATCATGCGCCCACCAAGCCCCAATGCATGAGGTCAACAACAGGCAGCAAGCGGTGATGCCGGTCTGAATCATTCGCGTGCGCTGCCGCACCGCACTGAAGGCAGATCGGATTTCATCTACCGCATGCAGGCGATTGGGATTTCCCTCAACAGAGGCCAAAGCTT
The Phragmitibacter flavus genome window above contains:
- a CDS encoding TIR domain-containing protein is translated as MKRQPLLVHLLFHPKSTSACELACHIHQQLNGDILVPGLRVPTVFCPTKKGNRPPPSLHLDFAERNFLVVLADDQLNIDDEWCQFMADVCTQAQPPAWRFVPIQLSHDAWPLDPRLNDLSFAKAHLQPDKKACDAFVVRRIVVELCRYLSNLEAVENSEFEVPVTLFLSHAKADIDRDPKATRCFIDALKADQPVEAWVDSGDIASGSRFAESIERGVQRSSLLAVLTDTYATREWCREEVLLAKEHQRPVVVVDALSGHEVRSFPYLGNVPRLRWDGDPQKGIDLLLKETLRQLYDLVRLGQFKQPGDFIFARPPELATLVGRDPKLEILYPDPPVGVSEAKRLAKAGIKVSTPFQRLAITPSLRGQPVSLSMSESTDIAECGLDAMHLESCMLDLSRYLLIKGATLAYGGHLGAEGYTQKLFELVRTHNSVEGVQPFERIVNHRGWPLPRLSVKDLSALNRVSKTVELPRPAEVEETLHSDFTREPKFFPGDKSAEHRFAWARGMTEMRAFQADRTQSGVVARIVVGGTFGPTVKVLEDGTRKEQWYASRIPGVLEEIVLSVQVGQPVFLIGAFGGVAKLVIDLLRGENREEATWDYQKRAPFADEMKALYQKHGVPWLDYPEIVALIRDKGLSGINPLLTTEEHTELFETIDQGRIIEIVLLGLSRLDLPVTPDK
- a CDS encoding recombinase zinc beta ribbon domain-containing protein, giving the protein MKSRRGNEMVVGGKRSIPNKIKVIVTNPLYKGVVYHNGEDYSGEHEALVSEKLWQEANDALSGKGQKHKQALLDRNTHRSLLKGIIRCGECVHRLTPKPGGKKDRDLNPYLYYTRNNVSKNGKAATCSLRNDPARAIDDFAIQIGRDWPSA
- a CDS encoding toll/interleukin-1 receptor domain-containing protein is translated as MIGIGVARRILEAAWQRLFGYDIFITYTRRDGEAYAHELCRALENKYLVFLDHTSIQGGQAFRARIQREIRRCQLHLVVITPKAVNEREAPWIFDEVDWHFARRREPRIQTIFFLPNTPNNLPNRLKRLAQHKGVFELPGAELAGSPSIHVLEAITGRESYRASQIWTEALASVEGNPNRLHAVDEIRSAFSAVRQRTRMIQTGITACCLLLTSCIGAWWAHDVAQRRLTIAGNARSAETSLRFMEAEELWQEAARLAPWGKEELRSKWQQARNQRLLTPAADIKLPPGWRTHAVGSSGGEWRVVGYRMHDSEASNGLVALIDQHGWRKTVPTGDDFNPRVLFHPDAIYVHAAGKITRIPHNGEPRREVDLKLTSYQLASFPPQVEMAWKAGRLCVLAGVERPPQVFLLDPVTLNIESRTELKLPVDLPTPETEPDGTDRFGEAIFRLSTRDDTLAVAVWRRFTEYKVGVVTWGLNLQPKPAARQFELPMTEIGPVTSPELETFELSPGDAQIFLRITTFNFFGGTPRRSGREFWLALDTASYRPPLLMESMIAKVWPLPAHQPFEAYYRVDGGDLRALLFPDFVVTARPPVGVLRGVRAASLAPVPQNDVFTLAAATDYEVVLIRKAKPVFRIGVELPPAAAAPDSRLDHVYTDDAGHWLAASFEVNSEDKPERLLIWKVGPPAPPATPSRQTDLIPAQKPAQMILEQYPLPKHDTTPQPGGL
- a CDS encoding TIR domain-containing protein, yielding MKAKVFLSYARADGCGVAAQLRSELSRERFTVFQDTEETLAGEEFKTVIMEALRKCDLVVALITPGYAHSSWCHAEYYLAHSAGRPVIPIRFKDEGGPVALPEPLSGMIAAAQYVEVPEVAGEVVIHAALDKRLRVLRRRIVRKKWLTASAGFGGFLLAASGLLAFTSEFVREVARKNTLNTIGNARKVLGQEFFHTKSTEFRGDERLRGKLLVDAENEALDTHVRLNAKILAASTVPGKSRWFLKSCKWEGGVYQNDALSDTTFASGSVNSVEFQRVYFGNVIWGSAPNMAVSSAKFLNCSFSGGGFLDTNMIDCDFTNCTFDGGVMQIKNFGAVRFASRKSNPSSAVVVGGEVCSFSNSVISHCTDPSPSGTMNFRSPENEVMFDNVVFESCRFRGLIRSDWFKRCSFRNCLFPDSAIVEELMTSNHVVEAIMKDEGCP